DNA from Methylobacterium currus:
CCCGGAACGGCCTCACCTGGCTGAAGCCCGCACCCGCCAACAACACCTGGCAGATCGCCGTGCAGGGCGCCCTCGCCCGGGCCGAGCACCTCGCCACGATGGCGGATTTCGCCGGCGCGGTCCGCCGCGGCCTGATCGAGCTCGCGGCCTCGGCGGAGTTCGTGGAGAGCCCAGCGGCCCTGCCGTCCTTCGAGCGCGCCTACGATTTCGTGATGCCGCGGGAGCGGATCGTGATGCTGCCGGGAGGCGACACCGCCGTCACCTTGCGGGCGGCCGCGCAGGGCATCAGCGGGGTCAATGCCGGCATGGTCTACGGCACCGACGGAGCCATCGCGGCCCTCGACGTCGCGGTGATGAGCGATCCGGCCGGCGCGCAGATCGTCTACGAGCCGGCGCCCTTGTTCCGCACCGCCATCCTCGACCGCTATCCCCAGATCGCGCCCGCCCTCGATCGCATCGTCTCCGGCCTCGACCTGCCGACCCTGCGGCGGCTCAACGCCCAGGTGGCGGTGGAGGGCGACACCCCGGAGGCGGTCGCCCGCCGCTACCTCGGATCGCTCGCACCATGATCGATGCACCATGACCTCCGGCGCCACGATGCCCCGCGCCCCCACCCGGCCGACCGCCTGGCTGCCTTCGGCCGCGGCAGGCCTCGCCGTCGCGGCGCTCGCGGGCCTGCCGTTCCTCACCCTGGCGCCAAACCGCCTCGTGCCGGGCAGCCCGGTCGGATGCGGCCTCGCCGGAGCCGCAACCGGCGCGCTCGCGGTCGCGGCGGCTCTCCTGCTCGCCGGCCCGGCGCGGCCGTGGCGCCCGTGGATCGCCCTCGCGGCGGCGCTCGCCGCCTGGTGCGTGCTGCTGCTGGGAGCCGGGCAGGGGGCCGCCGGCCTTCTCGCCGGAAAACCCCCGGCCGCCCGCGCCGCCCTCGGGTCGGGGGCGTGGCTCGCCCTCGTGGCGCTGGCGGGCCTCGCCGCGGAGGCGGCCCGGGTCGCCCTGCCGCGCCGGGGTGGCCTCGTCGCCGCCCTGCTGCTGTTCGGCCTCGCGGCGCTGCTCGCTGGGGCGGGATGTCTCGATTCCCTCTCGCTGGCGGTCGAGTACCGGGCGCGGGCGGGCGCCGTGGCGGCGGCCATCGTGCAGCATCTCGGCCTCGCCGGGGCCTCGCTCCTGATCGCGCTCGTTCTGTCCGTGCCCCTGGCGCTCCTGCGCCTGCGCGACGGGCCGGCCTCGCGCCTCGTCGACGGGCTCATCGGCGGGATCCAGGTCGTGCCGGCCCTGGCGCTGTTCGCCGCTCTCGTGGCGGGGCTGTCCGGCCTGCTCACCCTGGTGCCGACCCTGCGCAGCCTCGGCCTCGCCGCCATCGGGCCGGTGCCGGCGGTGATCGGCACGGCCGCCTATCTGGCCCTGCCGCTGGTCAGCGGGCTCGCCGCCGGCCTTGCCGCCGTGGATCCCGACGTGCTCGTCGCCGCCCGGGCGAACGGCCTCACGCCGCGCGAGGTGCTGTGGCGGGTGCGCCTGCCGCTGGGCGCGCCGGTGCTGATGGGAGCGCTACGGGTGGCGGCGGTGCAGAGCGTCGGCCTCGCCACCCTCGGCGGCCTCGTCGGGGCCGGCGGGCTCGGGGCGCTGATCTTCGAGGGCATGGCGCAGTTCGCCCAGGACCTGATCCTGCTCGGGGCGCTCCCGGTGATCGGCCTCGCGCTCGCGGTCGATGCCGGGCTCGCGCTCCTGGCCAGCCTGACGGAGGCGGCATGACCCGCACCCCTGC
Protein-coding regions in this window:
- a CDS encoding glycine betaine ABC transporter substrate-binding protein, whose translation is MNRRTLIAGGLAGLALPAAARADRPVVVASKVDGEGILLGHVFVMVLARLGVPVTARLQLGPTRIVRTALTAGEIDAYPEYTGNAAFFSGTDADPVWRRADTAYAAATAFDARNGLTWLKPAPANNTWQIAVQGALARAEHLATMADFAGAVRRGLIELAASAEFVESPAALPSFERAYDFVMPRERIVMLPGGDTAVTLRAAAQGISGVNAGMVYGTDGAIAALDVAVMSDPAGAQIVYEPAPLFRTAILDRYPQIAPALDRIVSGLDLPTLRRLNAQVAVEGDTPEAVARRYLGSLAP
- a CDS encoding ABC transporter permease, yielding MTSGATMPRAPTRPTAWLPSAAAGLAVAALAGLPFLTLAPNRLVPGSPVGCGLAGAATGALAVAAALLLAGPARPWRPWIALAAALAAWCVLLLGAGQGAAGLLAGKPPAARAALGSGAWLALVALAGLAAEAARVALPRRGGLVAALLLFGLAALLAGAGCLDSLSLAVEYRARAGAVAAAIVQHLGLAGASLLIALVLSVPLALLRLRDGPASRLVDGLIGGIQVVPALALFAALVAGLSGLLTLVPTLRSLGLAAIGPVPAVIGTAAYLALPLVSGLAAGLAAVDPDVLVAARANGLTPREVLWRVRLPLGAPVLMGALRVAAVQSVGLATLGGLVGAGGLGALIFEGMAQFAQDLILLGALPVIGLALAVDAGLALLASLTEAA